A stretch of the Streptomyces sp. NBC_00078 genome encodes the following:
- a CDS encoding 5-carboxymethyl-2-hydroxymuconate Delta-isomerase produces MPQISVDYSKTITHAFDRDAFARALHEATVEIAAAKPEACKTQFRPSEYTAFGYEDPAELRHAIVHVTFGLLAGRTEETKARLTEAALELLRKHIADEGIVLHASAEVRDLDPSYRKFER; encoded by the coding sequence ATGCCGCAGATCAGCGTCGACTACTCGAAGACGATCACCCACGCCTTCGACCGGGACGCCTTCGCCCGCGCCCTGCACGAGGCGACCGTCGAGATCGCGGCGGCCAAGCCGGAGGCGTGCAAGACGCAGTTCCGGCCCAGCGAGTACACCGCCTTCGGCTACGAGGACCCCGCCGAGCTGCGCCACGCGATCGTCCACGTCACCTTCGGACTGCTCGCCGGGCGTACCGAGGAGACCAAGGCACGGCTCACGGAGGCCGCCCTGGAGTTGCTCCGCAAGCACATCGCGGACGAGGGAATCGTGCTGCACGCCTCCGCCGAGGTCCGCGACCTCGACCCGTCGTACCGCAAGTTCGAGCGCTGA
- a CDS encoding TetR/AcrR family transcriptional regulator, with protein MTTGVRRRMGVEERRQQLIGVALELFSQRSPDDVSIDEIASAAGISRPLVYHYFPGKLSLYEAALRRAAQDLAGRFDEPREGPLGARLLRVMRRFFDFVDDHGPGFAALMRGGPAVGSSATNALIDSVRQAAYEQILSHLGVQDPPARLELVVRSWISLAESTALIWLDGRRIPRAELEAQLVHDFAALAAVSAAYDEEMGALLRRMIEDEPADGPFAHLVGRLIALDS; from the coding sequence ATGACTACCGGGGTGCGCCGCAGAATGGGAGTGGAAGAGCGGCGGCAGCAGTTGATCGGCGTCGCCCTCGAACTGTTCAGCCAACGCTCTCCCGACGACGTCTCCATCGACGAGATAGCGTCCGCCGCGGGCATCTCGCGCCCGCTGGTCTATCACTACTTTCCCGGCAAACTCAGCCTGTACGAGGCCGCGTTGAGGCGTGCCGCGCAGGATCTTGCGGGGCGGTTCGACGAGCCGCGTGAGGGGCCGCTCGGGGCGCGGCTGCTGCGGGTGATGCGGCGCTTCTTCGACTTCGTCGACGACCACGGCCCCGGCTTCGCGGCGCTGATGCGCGGCGGACCGGCCGTCGGCTCCTCGGCGACCAACGCGCTCATCGACTCCGTGCGGCAGGCCGCGTACGAGCAGATCCTTTCGCATCTGGGCGTCCAGGATCCGCCCGCGCGGCTGGAACTGGTCGTACGCTCCTGGATCTCGCTCGCCGAGTCGACCGCGCTGATCTGGCTGGACGGCCGGCGCATCCCGCGCGCCGAGCTGGAGGCCCAGCTCGTGCACGACTTCGCCGCGCTGGCCGCCGTGAGCGCCGCCTACGACGAGGAGATGGGCGCACTGCTGCGCCGGATGATCGAGGACGAACCGGCTGACGGGCCCTTCGCGCACCTGGTCGGCCGGCTGATCGCGCTCGACTCCTGA